From Paenibacillus graminis:
GATGCGCTCATCCGGTCCGCACAGCGCAGCGGTGCTGTATTTATCCGCGGGGAGGCGTCGCTTCAGGTTCAGGCCAACCGTATAACCGGCGTAACTGCCGGGAAGACAACCTTTTCGGCTGACAGCATCATTGTATGTGCAGGAGCATGGGCAAATTCACTGCTGCAGCCATTAGGCATTGATTTCCAGGTCGGGTTTCAAAAAGCGCAGATCGTCCATTTAGAGGTTCCTGATCATCAAGACACTGGAGTATGGCCGGTAGTTATTCCGCCTAATGACCAATATCTGCTGGCAATGGGTCAACAAAGAGTCGTTATGGGTTCTACACACGAAAATGGAATTACAGGCTACGATACAAGGGTCACTGCCGGCGGGATGCAGGAGGTTCTGAATAAGGGGATAGACCTGGCACCCGGTTTAGCAAACAGCACTTTTCTGGAGACAAGAGTGGGCTTCCGTCCCTTTACACCTGGATTTCTTCCTGTGATGGGAGCAGTTCCCGGCTGGGAAGGGCTGATTGCGGCCAATGGACTTGGAGCGTCGGGATTGACGATGGGCCCGTATATAGGAAAACAGCTGGCACAACTGTCCCTGGGAATGGAACTGGAACTCAATATTAGTGACTATGATATCCGGAATGCGATAAAAGGAGTCTGATGCTTGTATGCTTCGGATTTCCCTGCTATAATTTTTTCAAAAGATAAGAATTTATGTGCTTCGCGCTATATATTATCCTTATCTTTCTCGCTGAAACGGTACCGTCCCTTTAAGTACGGTGGAGCCGTTTCTGCTGTGTTTATCTTGATAGGGGGTTTTACTGATGGCAATGCCGAATTGCTCATTAGCTAGGAAGTCCTCATGCAAAGCCTAATCTAGGGGCGATACTTTGCGTGAGGGCGGGAGAGTAGATTCAATCGCCCATGCTTGACATTATCGTTTCTAATAATGGCTTTGCACCTTATGTTTTTTTATAATAAATAAGGGGCTGAAAGCTATATGAATACACCATTTATTAGAAACCACCAATACAACGTAATTAAGAAACAAACGGAATTTCTTCAGAAGACACTACGGTCTGTCGCGGATCAGAGCGTCTTGAAGACGGTAAGGTACCGTACAGCTGTGAATATTATTGAGGCGTTCTCTTCTCTGACAACAGAGCAGGAGCGGATGCTGGAACAAGTTTCGGGCTTAGAGACCGCACATGAATTCCAGAGTTATATTTACGCATTGGAACCATACCTGGAGCCATTTCCGCCGATAACTCTGAAGCAGATCCAGAAGCTGTTCCCGAAGAATAAAAAGCTCAAAATGCCTGATCTGCAATCGATTGACCTTAGATATGTGACCTATCTGAGCTGGGTAGATATAGCCACGAACAAATTATTCATGGTCTATCCGTTCGAAGGGCAATTCATCGGCATCGAGGGAAGAATCACGCCGACCCACAAAAAAGGGTACTGCATGTTCTGCAACCGGCATCAGGAGCTTGCGTTCATAACGGTCAAGACCAAGCCCGCCAATGCTTTGCCTGATCAATATTCTTCCATCGGCCAATACGTATGTATGGACGGCCATGCTTGCAATCAGAGTATTACCAATACAACCTCGCTGGAGAGGTTCATTGTCTCCGTTCGTAAATAACAATAAGCGTCAGGCTGCCTCTAGGGGCAGCCTTTTTTGATGAAAACCAATTCTATACTATCTATTCGAATTCGATTGTTTAATTTTTAATGCGCTTTCATAAATAGGTTCAAACTATACCTGAAATCACAACAGTTTTACTCATGGGTTATCAGTCCTAACGCAGCATTTTTGGAATCGGAATTCCAATAATTGTGATACCACTCCACCGTTTTTCTGATTCCTTCTTCGAGAGAAGTATCGGCAGACCAATTGAGGATAGATTTTGCTTTTTCCGGAGAAAGGTGTTGGTGCAGGATCTCACTATTTTTTTGATGTTCGTAAAGCGGTTCAATATGTTCAAGGTTCATGACACGTTGAATGATTTCAGTGACTTTTTTGATGTCCCACAACTTGCCTGTTCCAAAATTAAAAACAGTACCATTCGCCTCATCATTTACATAATGGTACATAGCCATATAGGCAGCCATTAAGTCTTGAATATATAAGAAATCTCTCATGTATATCCCGTTTGAAGGGATTCTAATAATTGGCGGAAGATTTGCATACAACCGCTGTATGGTCCCTGGAATTAACCGGCGAAAATTCAAGTCACCTCCCCCAAAAATATTGCCGAAACGGC
This genomic window contains:
- a CDS encoding NAD(P)/FAD-dependent oxidoreductase; translated protein: MKKVIVIGSGILGASTAYHLAKAGADVLVVDRKDKGQATDAAAGIICPWLSQRRNQAWYRLAKAGARYYPELIAQLQEEGESETGYAQAGALSVHHDPIKIGLMMERATLRKTDAPEIGDITELTESQTRGHFPLLAEGLSSVHISGAARVDGRALRDALIRSAQRSGAVFIRGEASLQVQANRITGVTAGKTTFSADSIIVCAGAWANSLLQPLGIDFQVGFQKAQIVHLEVPDHQDTGVWPVVIPPNDQYLLAMGQQRVVMGSTHENGITGYDTRVTAGGMQEVLNKGIDLAPGLANSTFLETRVGFRPFTPGFLPVMGAVPGWEGLIAANGLGASGLTMGPYIGKQLAQLSLGMELELNISDYDIRNAIKGV
- a CDS encoding FusB/FusC family EF-G-binding protein, which encodes MNTPFIRNHQYNVIKKQTEFLQKTLRSVADQSVLKTVRYRTAVNIIEAFSSLTTEQERMLEQVSGLETAHEFQSYIYALEPYLEPFPPITLKQIQKLFPKNKKLKMPDLQSIDLRYVTYLSWVDIATNKLFMVYPFEGQFIGIEGRITPTHKKGYCMFCNRHQELAFITVKTKPANALPDQYSSIGQYVCMDGHACNQSITNTTSLERFIVSVRK